ACGTAGAATTCGTCGGGGCCGGTGCGGACGAGATCGATCCCGCAGATATGCGCGAAGACGCCGTGCGGCGGGCGGATGCCGACGACTTCGTGGCGGAACTGCGCGTTGCCCAGCACCAGCTCGGCGGGGAGCACGCCCTCGGCGAGGATGCGGCGCTCGCCGTAAATGTCGTCGAGAAAGGCGTTGATCGCCTCGACGCGCTGGATCAGCCCCTGGCTGAGCCGCGCCCATTCGTCGGCGAGGAAGACGCGCGGCACGATGTCGAAGGGGATGATGCGTTCGCTGGCGTCGCGATCGCCATAGACCGCGAAGGTGATGCCGAGCTGGCGGAAGGTGTTCTCCGCGGCTTCGGTGCGGCGCTGAAGCTCTTCGCGCGGGGTTTCGTTGATCCAGGCGGCCAGGGCCGCGAATTCGGGCCGCGGCGCCTGCGGCCCGCCCTTCCCCCAGATTTCGTCGAACGCGCGGTTATCTTCCATTCGACCTCAAAAGCATCGTGCCGACGATTGGTTGCATGCTGCCCGCGAACGCTGCGCCGCACAAGGCCGTTGGGCCTCCATAATCCTCCCCCTTCAGGGGGAGGGGGACCGCGAAGCGGTGGAGGGGGCCGCCAAGAACGGTGTCGCCCGGGGTTGGCCCCCCTCCACCATGCTTCGCACGGTCCCCCTCCCCGTACCGGGGAGGAATTAGGCCGGGTTTACCGGCAACTCGGTCAACATCGCCGGGGTCAGCAGCTGCGGCAGCACGACCGGCGAAGCGGCGCCCGGCGCGTACCAGAGGTACAGCGGCACCCCCGCGCGGTTATGCCGTTCGATGAAGCGCCCCAGCGCCGGATCGCCATCGGTCCAGTCGCCCACCAGCACGCTGACCTTGCCGTCGCCGAACGCCTTGGCGACACCCGCGGTCTCGATCGCCGCCTTTTCGTTGACCTTGCACGTCACGCACCAGTCGGCGGTGAAATAGGCGAAGACCGGCCGCCCCTCGGCTCGCAGCCGGTCGAGCGTCGCTTCGCTGAAGGGTTCGGCCCCCAGCGCGGCGACCCGCGGCGTTTGGGCGGCGCTGCGTTCAACGCTGGCGACCGCGACCAGCCCGATCGCGAGCGCGACCCCGGCGGGTGCCCATTGCAGCGCCTTGCCGCCAAGCTGCCGCCGCCCGGTCCACCACAATGCCAGCGCCAGCACCAGCGCCGCCGCGAGGCCGAGCGTCATGCCATCGACCCCGGCTTGCCGCCCCAGCACCCAGGCGAGCGCGAGCGCGGTAAGGAACATCGGCACCGACAGGATGTGGCGGAAGGTCGCCATCCACGCGCCGGGCTTGGGCAGACGCCGGCGAAGCGCGGGGACGAAGCCCAGCAGCAAGAAGGGCAGCGCTAGGCCAAGTCCCAGCCCGGCGAACACCAGCATTCCCATCCACCACGGCAGCACCAGCGCAGCTCCCAGCGCCGCGCCCATGAACGGCCCGGTACACGGCGTCGCGACGAAGGCGGCGAGCGCGCCGGTGAGGAAGGCGCTGCCCGTCCCCTTCGCGCTCATCCGGTTGGCGATGCCGGGCGCGCCGACCTCGAACAGCCCCGCCAGGTTCAGCGCAATCGCGGTGACCAGCAGCAACAGGAACAGAATGACGCGCGGATCCTGCAACTGGAACGCCCAGCCGACGCTAGCCCCCGCCGCGCGCAGGCCGAGGAGGATGCCGCCGAGCGCCAGACACACCAGCACTACGCCGGCGGT
The genomic region above belongs to Sphingomonas qomolangmaensis and contains:
- a CDS encoding protein-disulfide reductase DsbD family protein, producing the protein MPLLRILAALLMLALAMPAFAQIPGTAPHIAIELVPETATPAPGGEVTLAFVSTPEPGWHGYWRNPGDAGIETKLDWTLPAGVTAGPLQYPVPQRLLIAGLMNYVYEGRFTQFVTLKLPADAAPGTAMPVRVKADYLVCTNEICVPESQTLETTLTVGDGAIAPEMRARFDEWRAGLPKPLGSQATFAVADGMFRLAVPFPAEAAATDPYFFPLTANALNYAAPQTVRRDGDLLIIETTAPGAGPQAVEGVLSIGEGKGFAVSGVPGAVAAGQAAATLDVATALLAFAGALLGGLILNIMPCVFPILSLKALSLARAGGDERSARGEALAYTAGVVLVCLALGGILLGLRAAGASVGWAFQLQDPRVILFLLLLVTAIALNLAGLFEVGAPGIANRMSAKGTGSAFLTGALAAFVATPCTGPFMGAALGAALVLPWWMGMLVFAGLGLGLALPFLLLGFVPALRRRLPKPGAWMATFRHILSVPMFLTALALAWVLGRQAGVDGMTLGLAAALVLALALWWTGRRQLGGKALQWAPAGVALAIGLVAVASVERSAAQTPRVAALGAEPFSEATLDRLRAEGRPVFAYFTADWCVTCKVNEKAAIETAGVAKAFGDGKVSVLVGDWTDGDPALGRFIERHNRAGVPLYLWYAPGAASPVVLPQLLTPAMLTELPVNPA